Proteins encoded by one window of Babylonia areolata isolate BAREFJ2019XMU chromosome 8, ASM4173473v1, whole genome shotgun sequence:
- the LOC143284559 gene encoding N-acyl-phosphatidylethanolamine-hydrolyzing phospholipase D-like isoform X1 produces MTRCSGRGLVTLTVEKSPTPTRPATSVRSSDSTVTGSKSSGKGTVHMRQHKTAATLSAALVSAVVVTYHEYLKSQSKHMTAMAEKEKQSTGTALSDDNECTKPIFENGRYKNPWENWYQPQFFQFLKMAMTTKNLSNVPSKEELDKTLPIIKPDLRQFDQSPISGVRVMWIGHATVVAQLDGFTVITDPVFSQRLVQWVGPKRYRDAPCSVEELPKLDAVVISHDHRDHLDLPSVVALNRRFGKALRWFVPMGLKRWMRDVGCENVVEMTWWDEHEVEGTGGVRVVCTPCQHWCRRSAFDENKVLWSSWCVLGPKHSFHFSGDTGYCKAFQQIGRKYGPFTAAAIPIGAYCPRWFMAPQHVDPAEAVDIHMDVKSKNSIGIHWGTFVLTFEHYLEPREKLREEVEKQGLSPSAFVTVDHGTITTLGADDFDKIDN; encoded by the exons ATGACTCGGTGTTCTGGCAGGGGTTTGGTCACATTAACTGTAGAAAAATCACCGACTCCAACTAGACCAGCAACTTCTGTCCGATCTTCTGATTCAACAGTGACAGGAAGCAAAAGTTCCGGAAAGG GTACGGTTCACATGAGGCAGCACAAAACGGCAGCCACACTTTCAGCAGCATTGGTGTCTGCTGT AGTGGTCACATATCATGAGTACTTGAAATCACAGTCCAAACACATGACGGCGATGGCTGAGAAGGAAAAGCAGTCTACAGGTACAGCATTGTCAGATGACAACGAATGCACCAAACCGATTTTTGAGAATGGGCGCTACAAAAATCCATGGGAAAACTGGTATCAGCCGCAGTTCTTTCAGTTTTTGAAAATGGCAATGACAACCAAGAACTTGTCAAATGTTCCATCAAAAGAA GAGCTGGACAAGACGCTCCCCATCATCAAACCTGACCTGCGGCAGTTTGACCAGTCCCCAATATCAGGAGTTCGCGTGATGTGGATCGGGCATGCCACAGTCGTTGCTCAGCTCGACGGGTTCACCGTCATCACCGATCCCGTCTTCAGTCAGCGGCTGGTGCAGTGGGTGGGCCCAAAACGCTACCGGGACGCGCCATGCTCTGTTGAGGAGCTGCCCAAACTGGATGCCGTGGTGATCAGCCATGACCACCGTGATCACCTTGACCTTCCTAGTGTCGTGGCCTTGAACCGGCGCTTCGGCAAGGCTCTGAGGTGGTTCGTGCCCATGGGgctgaagaggtggatgagggACGTGGGCTGCGAGAATGTGGTGGAGATGACGTGGTGGGACGAGCATGAGgtggaggggactgggggtgtgCGGGTGGTGTGCACCCCATGCCAGCACTGGTGCCGGCGCAGCGCCTTCGATGAGAACAAG GTATTGTGGAGCAGTTGGTGTGTGTTGGGTCCAAAGCATTCCTTCCATTTCTCTGGAGACACTGGATACTGTAAGGCCTTCCAGCAAATTGGTCGCAAGTACGGGCCTTTCACCGCCGCTGCCATTCCAATCGGTGCCTACTGTCCTAG ATGGTTCATGGCTCCTCAACATGTGGACCCGGCAGAGGCTGTAGACATTCACATGGATGTAAAATCAAAAAATTCCATTGGCATTCACTGGGGAACCTTCGTACTTACCTTTGAG CATTATCTGGAACCACGGGAGAAGCTGAGAGAAGAGGTTGAGAAACAGGGGCTGAGTCCTTCAGCATTTGTGACAGTGGATCATGGAACCATCACAACGTTAGGTGCTGATGACTTTGATAAGATTGACAACTGA
- the LOC143284559 gene encoding N-acyl-phosphatidylethanolamine-hydrolyzing phospholipase D-like isoform X2 yields the protein MRQHKTAATLSAALVSAVVVTYHEYLKSQSKHMTAMAEKEKQSTGTALSDDNECTKPIFENGRYKNPWENWYQPQFFQFLKMAMTTKNLSNVPSKEELDKTLPIIKPDLRQFDQSPISGVRVMWIGHATVVAQLDGFTVITDPVFSQRLVQWVGPKRYRDAPCSVEELPKLDAVVISHDHRDHLDLPSVVALNRRFGKALRWFVPMGLKRWMRDVGCENVVEMTWWDEHEVEGTGGVRVVCTPCQHWCRRSAFDENKVLWSSWCVLGPKHSFHFSGDTGYCKAFQQIGRKYGPFTAAAIPIGAYCPRWFMAPQHVDPAEAVDIHMDVKSKNSIGIHWGTFVLTFEHYLEPREKLREEVEKQGLSPSAFVTVDHGTITTLGADDFDKIDN from the exons ATGAGGCAGCACAAAACGGCAGCCACACTTTCAGCAGCATTGGTGTCTGCTGT AGTGGTCACATATCATGAGTACTTGAAATCACAGTCCAAACACATGACGGCGATGGCTGAGAAGGAAAAGCAGTCTACAGGTACAGCATTGTCAGATGACAACGAATGCACCAAACCGATTTTTGAGAATGGGCGCTACAAAAATCCATGGGAAAACTGGTATCAGCCGCAGTTCTTTCAGTTTTTGAAAATGGCAATGACAACCAAGAACTTGTCAAATGTTCCATCAAAAGAA GAGCTGGACAAGACGCTCCCCATCATCAAACCTGACCTGCGGCAGTTTGACCAGTCCCCAATATCAGGAGTTCGCGTGATGTGGATCGGGCATGCCACAGTCGTTGCTCAGCTCGACGGGTTCACCGTCATCACCGATCCCGTCTTCAGTCAGCGGCTGGTGCAGTGGGTGGGCCCAAAACGCTACCGGGACGCGCCATGCTCTGTTGAGGAGCTGCCCAAACTGGATGCCGTGGTGATCAGCCATGACCACCGTGATCACCTTGACCTTCCTAGTGTCGTGGCCTTGAACCGGCGCTTCGGCAAGGCTCTGAGGTGGTTCGTGCCCATGGGgctgaagaggtggatgagggACGTGGGCTGCGAGAATGTGGTGGAGATGACGTGGTGGGACGAGCATGAGgtggaggggactgggggtgtgCGGGTGGTGTGCACCCCATGCCAGCACTGGTGCCGGCGCAGCGCCTTCGATGAGAACAAG GTATTGTGGAGCAGTTGGTGTGTGTTGGGTCCAAAGCATTCCTTCCATTTCTCTGGAGACACTGGATACTGTAAGGCCTTCCAGCAAATTGGTCGCAAGTACGGGCCTTTCACCGCCGCTGCCATTCCAATCGGTGCCTACTGTCCTAG ATGGTTCATGGCTCCTCAACATGTGGACCCGGCAGAGGCTGTAGACATTCACATGGATGTAAAATCAAAAAATTCCATTGGCATTCACTGGGGAACCTTCGTACTTACCTTTGAG CATTATCTGGAACCACGGGAGAAGCTGAGAGAAGAGGTTGAGAAACAGGGGCTGAGTCCTTCAGCATTTGTGACAGTGGATCATGGAACCATCACAACGTTAGGTGCTGATGACTTTGATAAGATTGACAACTGA
- the LOC143284559 gene encoding N-acyl-phosphatidylethanolamine-hydrolyzing phospholipase D-like isoform X3, with amino-acid sequence MTAMAEKEKQSTGTALSDDNECTKPIFENGRYKNPWENWYQPQFFQFLKMAMTTKNLSNVPSKEELDKTLPIIKPDLRQFDQSPISGVRVMWIGHATVVAQLDGFTVITDPVFSQRLVQWVGPKRYRDAPCSVEELPKLDAVVISHDHRDHLDLPSVVALNRRFGKALRWFVPMGLKRWMRDVGCENVVEMTWWDEHEVEGTGGVRVVCTPCQHWCRRSAFDENKVLWSSWCVLGPKHSFHFSGDTGYCKAFQQIGRKYGPFTAAAIPIGAYCPRWFMAPQHVDPAEAVDIHMDVKSKNSIGIHWGTFVLTFEHYLEPREKLREEVEKQGLSPSAFVTVDHGTITTLGADDFDKIDN; translated from the exons ATGACGGCGATGGCTGAGAAGGAAAAGCAGTCTACAGGTACAGCATTGTCAGATGACAACGAATGCACCAAACCGATTTTTGAGAATGGGCGCTACAAAAATCCATGGGAAAACTGGTATCAGCCGCAGTTCTTTCAGTTTTTGAAAATGGCAATGACAACCAAGAACTTGTCAAATGTTCCATCAAAAGAA GAGCTGGACAAGACGCTCCCCATCATCAAACCTGACCTGCGGCAGTTTGACCAGTCCCCAATATCAGGAGTTCGCGTGATGTGGATCGGGCATGCCACAGTCGTTGCTCAGCTCGACGGGTTCACCGTCATCACCGATCCCGTCTTCAGTCAGCGGCTGGTGCAGTGGGTGGGCCCAAAACGCTACCGGGACGCGCCATGCTCTGTTGAGGAGCTGCCCAAACTGGATGCCGTGGTGATCAGCCATGACCACCGTGATCACCTTGACCTTCCTAGTGTCGTGGCCTTGAACCGGCGCTTCGGCAAGGCTCTGAGGTGGTTCGTGCCCATGGGgctgaagaggtggatgagggACGTGGGCTGCGAGAATGTGGTGGAGATGACGTGGTGGGACGAGCATGAGgtggaggggactgggggtgtgCGGGTGGTGTGCACCCCATGCCAGCACTGGTGCCGGCGCAGCGCCTTCGATGAGAACAAG GTATTGTGGAGCAGTTGGTGTGTGTTGGGTCCAAAGCATTCCTTCCATTTCTCTGGAGACACTGGATACTGTAAGGCCTTCCAGCAAATTGGTCGCAAGTACGGGCCTTTCACCGCCGCTGCCATTCCAATCGGTGCCTACTGTCCTAG ATGGTTCATGGCTCCTCAACATGTGGACCCGGCAGAGGCTGTAGACATTCACATGGATGTAAAATCAAAAAATTCCATTGGCATTCACTGGGGAACCTTCGTACTTACCTTTGAG CATTATCTGGAACCACGGGAGAAGCTGAGAGAAGAGGTTGAGAAACAGGGGCTGAGTCCTTCAGCATTTGTGACAGTGGATCATGGAACCATCACAACGTTAGGTGCTGATGACTTTGATAAGATTGACAACTGA